One Anaerohalosphaeraceae bacterium DNA window includes the following coding sequences:
- a CDS encoding DUF354 domain-containing protein, whose protein sequence is MKILFDLLHPAHFHLFKNAVAELRQNGHHVEIIARQKDCLPQLLDSTGWPYTLIPRRGTAGLPTLALETLRAAGLAAWKGLRHKIDIMAGTSVSIGPAARLCGARACIFEEDDAAVIPLMVRFGYPFAHYIITPQWLTGENHGRKHLTYPGFHELAYLHPRRFQPDPDIRRELGVQENQWYFLMRLVALKAHHDIGQKGLSPDQARQILRVLAEHGRVFISAESDLAEDLKPYRLPIPPHRILDALAFADLLVSDSQTMSVEAAMLGTPSIRCNTFVGRLSVLNVLDRHYELTAGFLPSDFDKLLMLLTKWLHTPDLKVQWQIRRRRMLDECIDLTDWMLALFEDLAAGKDRRRPRQETAQ, encoded by the coding sequence ATGAAAATCCTGTTCGACCTGCTCCATCCGGCCCATTTTCATTTGTTCAAAAACGCCGTTGCGGAACTTCGGCAAAACGGCCATCACGTCGAAATCATCGCCCGCCAAAAAGACTGCCTGCCCCAGCTGCTCGACAGCACCGGCTGGCCCTATACCCTGATTCCCCGCCGCGGCACCGCCGGCCTGCCCACGCTGGCCCTCGAAACCCTCCGGGCTGCTGGACTGGCCGCATGGAAAGGGCTCCGGCATAAGATTGACATCATGGCGGGCACTTCCGTCTCCATCGGTCCGGCCGCCCGCTTGTGCGGCGCCCGCGCCTGCATCTTCGAAGAAGATGATGCCGCCGTCATCCCTCTGATGGTCCGGTTCGGATACCCCTTCGCCCACTACATCATTACCCCCCAGTGGCTGACCGGCGAAAACCACGGGCGAAAACACCTGACCTATCCGGGATTTCACGAACTGGCTTACCTGCACCCCCGGCGGTTTCAGCCGGACCCAGACATCCGCCGGGAATTGGGCGTGCAGGAAAACCAGTGGTATTTTCTTATGCGTCTGGTTGCCCTCAAAGCCCATCACGACATCGGCCAAAAGGGGCTCAGTCCCGACCAGGCCCGGCAGATTCTCCGTGTGCTTGCCGAACACGGACGCGTCTTTATCAGCGCCGAATCCGACCTCGCTGAGGACCTGAAACCCTACCGGCTGCCCATCCCGCCCCATCGAATCCTCGATGCGCTGGCATTCGCCGACCTGCTTGTCTCCGACAGCCAAACCATGAGCGTCGAAGCGGCCATGCTCGGCACCCCCTCAATTCGGTGCAATACCTTTGTCGGCCGGCTCAGCGTCCTGAACGTCCTCGACCGGCACTACGAATTGACCGCCGGCTTTCTGCCCTCCGATTTTGACAAACTTCTGATGCTTCTGACCAAGTGGCTCCATACGCCGGACCTGAAAGTCCAATGGCAAATCCGCCGCCGCCGAATGCTCGACGAGTGTATTGACCTGACCGACTGGATGCTGGCGCTCTTCGAAGACCTGGCCGCAGGAAAGGACCGCCGGCGTCCCAGGCAGGAGACCGCACAATGA
- a CDS encoding glycosyltransferase family 2 protein has translation MKLIIQIPCYNEEATLPQVLADLPRQIDGIDIIEYLLIDDGSTDRTVETARRLGVHHILPLGTNRGLAFAFLRGLHYAVQLGADIIVNTDGDNQYDGRCIPDLIRPILEGRLDIVIGARPIKTIEHFSWSKKKLQQLGSRVVRQFSGTDIPDTTSGFRAYSAEAAMKLHVFNRYTYTLETIIQAGHMDLRIGSVPIRVNPQTRPSRLISSTPAYIARSASIILRSYITYKPLWTFFYVSIVPGTLGLALCIRYLYFFFTGSGRGHLQSLLLAAILLILTFLLWVLGILADLISVNRKLIQEQLYLSRNQERTGRRMDCSDTPKTTG, from the coding sequence ATGAAGCTCATTATACAAATCCCCTGCTATAACGAAGAAGCCACGCTGCCGCAAGTTCTTGCCGACCTGCCCCGGCAAATTGACGGCATCGACATCATTGAATACCTCCTCATCGATGACGGCAGTACCGACCGTACCGTTGAAACCGCCCGCCGCCTGGGTGTTCATCATATCCTCCCGCTCGGCACAAACCGGGGTCTGGCCTTCGCTTTTCTGAGGGGGCTTCACTATGCTGTCCAGCTCGGCGCCGATATCATCGTCAACACCGACGGTGACAATCAGTACGACGGCCGCTGTATTCCAGACCTCATACGTCCGATTCTCGAAGGCCGGCTTGACATCGTTATCGGGGCCCGTCCCATTAAAACCATCGAACACTTCTCCTGGTCCAAGAAAAAACTCCAGCAGCTCGGCAGTCGGGTCGTTCGCCAGTTTTCCGGTACGGACATTCCGGACACCACCAGCGGTTTTCGCGCCTACAGCGCCGAGGCCGCAATGAAGCTGCACGTCTTTAACCGCTACACCTACACGCTCGAAACCATTATTCAGGCGGGACATATGGACCTGCGGATCGGTTCGGTACCCATCCGCGTCAACCCCCAGACGCGCCCTTCGCGGCTGATTTCTTCAACCCCGGCCTACATCGCCCGCTCCGCATCCATCATTCTGCGCTCCTATATCACCTACAAACCCTTGTGGACATTTTTCTATGTGTCCATTGTTCCGGGCACACTTGGCCTGGCCCTGTGCATTCGGTATCTGTATTTCTTCTTCACCGGCAGCGGGCGAGGACACCTGCAGTCCCTCCTGCTGGCGGCCATCCTCCTGATTCTCACCTTCCTCCTGTGGGTTCTCGGCATCCTGGCCGACCTCATCAGCGTCAACCGAAAACTGATTCAGGAACAGCTGTACCTGTCTCGAAATCAGGAAAGAACCGGCCGCCGGATGGATTGCTCCGACACTCCAAAAACAACCGGATAA
- a CDS encoding polysaccharide biosynthesis C-terminal domain-containing protein encodes MAVSLGKSIKTQFVGNVLFSLLMVAAAMLTARILGPADRGLLRLAQLLPLVLTKIFSFGLDISSAAFPGLYPDRRRELFLLTVLLSLAGSLVAILLEYLFFALPFPKGQFGQMTPLLITLSIVYIPFFMLAQNLMTFVRGCGQIDRSVRVQLIQTSSLLVLLLIFVLAGRFTVPLAMTLFILCTLPGIALAVAYLRPYWNLRWFTQTGSLLKTSLRFGMQVSLSHIASFLVLYQDQVMLGFMVPLAQVGQYMISVSVAERMRLLPNAVSMAFLPHLSSDLQNRQAEVPRTFRLTLLISLLALVPYGLLGTAAIALLLGRPYAGSIAPFLILIAGVAVVGAADILAGDLAARQKPKYAVINGYTTFLLNLVLNFLFIPSMSIIGAALASTLAYWLSAALWIFFYLRESKRPLRCLRFEADDFRFLLQTARDLLRRTAGRFHKSA; translated from the coding sequence ATGGCTGTCTCGCTCGGAAAAAGCATTAAAACACAGTTTGTCGGCAACGTTCTTTTTTCGCTGCTGATGGTGGCCGCTGCAATGCTCACGGCGCGCATCCTCGGTCCGGCAGACCGCGGTCTGCTCCGGCTGGCCCAGCTGCTTCCTCTGGTTCTGACCAAAATCTTCAGTTTCGGTCTGGATATCAGCAGCGCCGCCTTCCCCGGTCTGTACCCGGACCGCCGACGCGAGCTGTTTCTCTTGACGGTTCTGCTTTCGCTGGCCGGTTCCCTGGTAGCAATCCTCCTCGAATATCTGTTCTTCGCCCTGCCTTTCCCCAAAGGCCAGTTCGGCCAGATGACTCCTTTGCTGATTACGCTGAGCATCGTATATATCCCCTTCTTTATGCTCGCCCAAAACCTGATGACCTTCGTTCGCGGCTGCGGACAAATCGACCGTTCCGTGCGCGTCCAGCTCATCCAAACAAGTTCGCTGCTGGTTCTTTTGCTGATTTTCGTCCTTGCCGGCCGCTTCACCGTTCCGCTGGCAATGACGCTGTTTATCCTCTGCACCCTGCCCGGCATTGCGCTGGCCGTTGCCTATCTTCGTCCCTATTGGAATCTTCGCTGGTTTACCCAGACCGGCTCGCTTCTGAAAACCTCTCTGCGGTTTGGGATGCAGGTCAGTTTATCCCACATCGCCTCCTTCCTGGTGCTCTATCAGGACCAAGTTATGCTCGGTTTTATGGTTCCCCTTGCGCAGGTCGGCCAATATATGATTTCCGTCTCCGTCGCCGAGCGGATGCGTCTGCTGCCCAACGCCGTCTCCATGGCCTTTCTGCCGCACCTGTCCTCCGATTTGCAGAACCGCCAGGCTGAAGTGCCCCGCACGTTTCGGCTGACCCTGCTGATCTCTCTGCTGGCTCTGGTGCCGTATGGTCTGCTCGGCACCGCCGCCATCGCCCTTCTGCTGGGCCGACCTTATGCAGGCTCCATCGCCCCCTTTCTCATCCTTATAGCCGGTGTTGCCGTCGTCGGTGCCGCCGACATCCTCGCAGGCGATTTGGCCGCCCGCCAGAAACCCAAATACGCCGTCATCAACGGCTATACCACGTTCCTGCTCAATCTTGTCCTGAATTTCCTCTTCATCCCATCGATGAGCATCATCGGCGCCGCTCTGGCCAGCACATTGGCTTACTGGCTTTCCGCAGCCTTGTGGATTTTCTTCTATCTCCGCGAAAGCAAACGCCCCCTCCGCTGCCTTCGGTTCGAAGCCGATGACTTCCGCTTTCTCCTCCAAACCGCTCGCGACCTGCTCCGGCGTACAGCCGGCCGATTTCACAAATCCGCCTGA
- the wecB gene encoding UDP-N-acetylglucosamine 2-epimerase (non-hydrolyzing): protein MKRPLRILTILGARPQFIKAAAVSRAVQTLNSRSETPLIQETIVHTGQHYDENMSDIFFREMEIPAPAYYLAVGSGEHGAQTGRMLEKIEQVLLQERPDLCLVYGDTNTTLAGALAAVKQHIPTAHIEAGLRSYDQRMPEEINRLIADHICRYRFCPTRTAVENLKKEGIESGVYLTGDVMYDCLLYYRQKIQDRQSLILSQFGLQRGTYFLATLHRAENTDNPHRLAHIFEGLRRIAESVGLVLLPLHPRTAAALQRSNLPVPPQIQLIEPVSYLTMLVLEQNARAVLTDSGGVQKEAYFLRIPCLTFRDRTEWPETVRDGWNILVDADPHRIAQTAASLQRPQSEPKTAEYGDGSASIKILQILLEQFRPGG, encoded by the coding sequence ATGAAAAGACCTCTTCGCATCCTGACCATCCTCGGCGCCCGACCCCAATTTATCAAGGCCGCCGCCGTCAGCCGGGCCGTTCAAACCCTCAACAGCCGCTCTGAAACGCCGCTGATTCAGGAAACCATCGTCCACACCGGCCAGCACTACGATGAAAACATGTCCGACATCTTCTTTCGGGAAATGGAGATTCCCGCACCGGCCTATTATCTGGCCGTCGGCAGCGGTGAACACGGTGCCCAAACCGGACGGATGCTCGAAAAAATCGAACAGGTCCTCCTTCAGGAGCGTCCCGATTTGTGTCTGGTGTACGGCGATACCAACACCACACTGGCGGGGGCTCTGGCTGCCGTCAAACAGCACATCCCAACCGCCCATATCGAAGCGGGGCTGCGCTCTTACGATCAGCGTATGCCCGAAGAAATCAACCGTCTCATCGCCGACCACATCTGCCGGTACCGATTCTGCCCCACCCGGACCGCCGTCGAGAACCTCAAAAAAGAAGGCATTGAATCCGGCGTGTACCTGACCGGCGATGTGATGTACGACTGCCTGCTTTATTACCGCCAAAAAATTCAGGACCGCCAATCTTTGATTCTTTCGCAATTCGGACTCCAGCGGGGAACCTACTTTCTGGCAACTCTTCACCGCGCTGAAAACACCGACAATCCGCATCGTCTGGCCCACATTTTCGAGGGTCTGCGTCGAATCGCCGAATCGGTCGGGCTCGTTCTTTTGCCCCTGCACCCCCGCACCGCCGCCGCCCTTCAGCGTTCAAACCTGCCCGTCCCGCCGCAGATTCAGCTCATCGAGCCCGTCTCTTACCTGACCATGCTCGTCCTCGAGCAAAACGCCCGTGCCGTCCTCACCGATTCCGGCGGCGTCCAAAAAGAGGCCTATTTCCTCCGCATTCCCTGCCTGACGTTCCGGGATCGAACGGAATGGCCCGAAACCGTCCGCGACGGCTGGAATATCCTCGTTGATGCCGACCCGCATCGAATCGCCCAAACCGCCGCCTCCCTCCAGCGTCCTCAATCCGAACCAAAGACCGCCGAATACGGTGACGGCTCCGCCTCCATCAAAATCCTGCAAATCCTTCTGGAGCAATTTCGCCCCGGCGGCTAA
- the mgtE gene encoding magnesium transporter, whose product MTNPLLIPELKELLANNDSETIQKFCQQNHPGTVAELISGLEPSEIWQVLHLLDPPLRAEIFSFFDLNKQVELATGPSRKDMARLLEEMPPDDRADLVRKLDESLLEEILPLVAKAEREDIRKLVSYEERTAGAVMSTDYAVLRPEMTVAQAIEQLRLQAPSKETIYYIYVIDENRKLIGFVSLKDLITAKPTQLVRDIMHTDAIFARVNDDQEVVAKLIEKYDLIAVPIVDENGVLVGIVTHDDAIDIIRQEQTEDMEKFMGIAGTHEVSNYLQTPWWKHFTKRVYWIVGLAALGLVSGLVIHSFEATLMNLLILALYMPMVADTGGNTGSQAATVVVRALALGQLRPKDFLKVLLKEFQVSLGLAVILGLLSFGKVLFLSRTSEIPGGYSLAMIAAAIAVALGLQVITATLIGAALPLLVARFKHDPAVVASPALTTIVDITGLFIYFCTAKVFLGV is encoded by the coding sequence ATGACCAATCCGCTTTTGATACCGGAACTGAAAGAACTGCTGGCAAACAACGATTCGGAAACGATTCAAAAGTTCTGTCAGCAGAATCATCCGGGTACGGTCGCTGAACTCATCAGCGGTCTGGAGCCGTCAGAAATCTGGCAGGTCCTTCACCTGCTCGACCCCCCTCTGCGGGCCGAAATCTTCTCCTTTTTCGACCTGAATAAACAGGTTGAACTGGCGACCGGTCCGAGCCGAAAGGATATGGCCCGCCTGCTGGAAGAAATGCCTCCTGACGACCGGGCGGACCTGGTCCGAAAACTCGACGAATCCCTGCTGGAAGAGATTCTTCCGCTTGTGGCCAAGGCCGAGCGGGAAGACATCCGCAAACTGGTCTCCTACGAAGAACGCACCGCCGGGGCGGTGATGAGCACGGACTATGCAGTTCTTCGCCCCGAAATGACCGTCGCACAGGCCATTGAGCAGCTCCGCCTCCAGGCCCCGTCCAAAGAAACCATTTACTATATCTATGTGATTGACGAAAACCGAAAGCTCATTGGATTCGTCTCGCTGAAAGACCTGATTACCGCCAAGCCGACTCAGCTGGTGCGGGATATCATGCACACCGACGCCATTTTTGCCCGCGTCAATGATGACCAGGAAGTCGTCGCCAAGCTTATCGAAAAATACGACCTGATCGCCGTCCCCATTGTGGATGAAAACGGTGTGCTGGTCGGCATCGTCACCCACGATGACGCCATCGACATTATCCGGCAGGAACAAACAGAAGATATGGAAAAGTTCATGGGAATCGCCGGTACCCACGAAGTCAGCAATTACCTTCAGACGCCTTGGTGGAAGCATTTTACCAAACGAGTCTACTGGATTGTCGGTCTGGCTGCTCTCGGACTGGTTTCCGGACTCGTGATCCACAGTTTCGAAGCAACCCTGATGAATCTGCTGATTCTGGCTTTGTATATGCCGATGGTCGCCGATACGGGCGGCAATACCGGCAGCCAGGCCGCTACCGTGGTTGTCCGCGCCCTGGCCCTCGGTCAGCTAAGGCCGAAAGACTTTCTCAAAGTGCTTCTGAAGGAATTTCAGGTCTCACTGGGTCTTGCCGTCATTCTCGGTCTGCTTTCCTTCGGCAAGGTTCTTTTCCTGTCCCGCACATCTGAAATCCCCGGCGGCTACTCCCTGGCGATGATTGCTGCAGCCATTGCGGTTGCCCTGGGTCTTCAGGTCATCACGGCTACGCTCATTGGGGCCGCTCTGCCGCTCCTCGTTGCCCGATTCAAACACGACCCGGCCGTCGTCGCCAGCCCCGCCCTGACCACCATCGTCGATATCACCGGCCTGTTCATCTATTTCTGTACCGCCAAAGTTTTCCTCGGAGTCTGA
- the mtnA gene encoding S-methyl-5-thioribose-1-phosphate isomerase — protein MTEPLQPPFHTIQWDGGLDGTLLVLDQRKLPAEVRFLPCRTVEDIMEAIRTLAVRGAPAIGIAAAFGLCIGLSQAKPDSISRALTAIEDAAARLAVSRPTAVNLFWALERMKKTAYCFVEQNPRADVQDLRRHLLKQAHTILQEDIDTCRAIGEHGESLIPDGGGILTHCNAGALATAGIGTALGILYTAHRYGKHFSVYVDETRPLLQGARLTAWELSQFGIRPTLICDNMAASLMKAGKISAVLVGADRIAANGDTANKIGTLGLSILAAHFQIPFYVAAPTSTFDLSIPSGQFIPIEHRSPDEVCSFRNLRIAPPDAEGYNPAFDVTDAERISAVITEKGILRPPLEKAIRQILGTK, from the coding sequence ATGACGGAACCGCTCCAGCCCCCTTTTCATACGATTCAGTGGGACGGCGGCCTTGACGGAACTCTTCTGGTGCTGGACCAGCGCAAACTGCCCGCTGAAGTTCGGTTCCTTCCGTGCCGAACTGTTGAAGACATAATGGAAGCCATCCGGACCCTGGCTGTCCGCGGTGCACCGGCCATCGGGATTGCCGCCGCCTTCGGCCTGTGCATCGGCCTTTCCCAAGCCAAACCCGATTCAATTTCGCGGGCCCTGACCGCCATTGAAGACGCCGCCGCCCGGCTGGCCGTCAGCCGTCCTACCGCCGTCAATCTCTTCTGGGCCCTGGAACGAATGAAAAAGACCGCCTATTGTTTCGTCGAACAAAACCCACGGGCCGATGTGCAGGACCTCCGCCGACATCTGCTCAAGCAGGCCCACACTATCCTTCAGGAAGACATCGACACCTGCCGGGCCATCGGGGAACACGGCGAGTCTCTTATCCCCGACGGCGGCGGCATCCTGACCCACTGCAACGCCGGCGCTTTGGCCACAGCCGGTATCGGCACCGCGCTGGGCATCCTGTACACCGCCCACCGATACGGCAAGCATTTCAGCGTCTATGTTGACGAGACACGTCCGCTTCTGCAGGGGGCCCGCCTTACGGCATGGGAACTGAGTCAGTTTGGAATCCGACCGACCCTGATTTGCGACAATATGGCCGCCTCTCTGATGAAAGCCGGCAAAATCAGCGCCGTGCTCGTCGGGGCCGACCGGATCGCCGCCAACGGCGACACCGCCAACAAAATCGGCACGCTCGGCCTGAGCATTCTGGCCGCCCATTTCCAAATTCCTTTCTACGTTGCCGCACCGACCAGCACTTTTGATTTGTCTATCCCATCCGGTCAATTCATTCCGATTGAGCATCGCAGTCCGGACGAAGTCTGCTCGTTCCGGAATCTGCGGATTGCCCCGCCCGACGCGGAAGGGTATAATCCGGCTTTCGACGTAACGGATGCGGAGCGAATCAGTGCCGTCATTACCGAAAAAGGCATCCTTCGCCCTCCGCTGGAGAAAGCCATACGCCAAATATTGGGAACCAAATGA